One region of Peromyscus eremicus chromosome 4, PerEre_H2_v1, whole genome shotgun sequence genomic DNA includes:
- the LOC131907671 gene encoding translocon-associated protein subunit delta-like: protein MERGLLTAEGKTIKSKQEGASSSAQHVQGGLLSFPFRRKEAIAAMASFGAVAPLLLSGLSCCSETVFIVEISLTCKNRVQNMALYADVSGKQFPVTRGQDVGQYQVSWSLEHKSARASTYEVRFFNEESYSLLRKAQRSNEDVSIILPLFTVSVDHRGTWKGRWVSTEVLAAVIGIVIYYLAFSAKSHIQA from the coding sequence ATGGAAAGGGGGCTACTGACTGCTGAGGGAAAGACTATTAAAAGTAAACAAGAGGGCGCTTCCTCGTCTGCTCAGCATGTTCAGGGCGGCTTGCTCTCTTTTCCCTTCCGCAGAAAAGAGGCGATAGCGGCGATGGCATCTTTCGGCGCTGTGGCGCCACTCCTGCTGTCCGGCTTATCTTGCTGCTCAGAGACCGTATTCATCGTGGAGATCTCACTGACTTGCAAGAACAGGGTGCAGAACATGGCTCTTTATGCTGATGTTAGTGGAAAACAATTTCCTGTAACCCGGGGCCAGGATGTGGGCCAATATCAGGTTTCATGGAGCCTGGAGCATAAGAGCGCCCGTGCGAGCACCTATGAGGTCAGATTCTTCAATGAAGAGTCCTACAGCCTCCTAAGGAAGGCTCAGAGAAGTAATGAGGACGTTTCCATCATCCTGCCTCTGTTTACAGTCAGTGTGGACCATCGGGGCACCTGGAAAGGGCGGTGGGTCTCTACGGAAGTGCTGGCTGCAGTAATCGGCATAGTGATCTACTACCTAGCCTTCAGTGCAAAGAGCCACATCCAGGCCTGA